One Streptosporangium sp. NBC_01495 DNA window includes the following coding sequences:
- a CDS encoding FAD-binding protein: protein MHTELTRRKILSGLVVGAGATVLGWNSTTQAWATTSGSTSGIQPVPPLDGTLVLPADPSAFTEDFGHLFTRQPQAVLTPGSVNDIQKVVRYARNNRIPIAVNGQSGTGTEDRESHSHYGQALVDGGIAIDPKPLGSIHSISQGIADVDSGVTWSTLALQALESGQTLPVYNDFAHLSIGGTLSVGGLGGTSQRYGSQADNVKWLQVVTGTGELVTCSRDRNRELFEAVLVGGGQFAIIVRVGIKLIPAKTTARSLEFTYTDRAAFLRDSMAIMRAGVVDDQNGYAEPKPGGGWTYRLALGIFYSAPAQPNVAAVQAVLSPQATAGPTADLPFRDWLLRFDPNWAALKAAGFWSSQKPWLMMFVGSRNTPAYLDTVLGELTATQMGPGPVRISPMDTRSLTRPSFMLPRCQTNEFFEVSLIRIPAPNHPDIPGLLSQNRRFYDRAVALGAKRYLVGSVPSMTRADWRAHYGSRWNHLVDLKRRYDPASILTPGQGIFG from the coding sequence ATGCACACCGAGCTTACCCGCCGGAAAATCTTGTCCGGCCTGGTTGTTGGAGCGGGCGCGACGGTCTTGGGGTGGAACTCCACCACCCAAGCGTGGGCCACCACCTCCGGTTCGACGTCAGGCATCCAGCCGGTTCCCCCCCTCGACGGCACGCTCGTCCTCCCCGCCGACCCGTCGGCGTTCACCGAGGACTTCGGCCACCTGTTCACGCGGCAGCCCCAGGCTGTCCTGACCCCCGGCTCGGTGAACGACATCCAGAAGGTCGTTCGCTACGCCCGCAACAATCGGATCCCCATAGCCGTCAACGGCCAGAGCGGGACCGGTACCGAGGACCGCGAGTCGCACTCGCACTACGGGCAGGCCCTGGTCGACGGCGGCATCGCCATCGACCCCAAGCCGCTCGGCTCGATCCACAGCATCTCGCAGGGCATCGCCGACGTCGACTCCGGCGTCACCTGGTCGACGCTGGCGCTGCAGGCGCTCGAGTCCGGCCAGACGCTGCCCGTCTACAACGACTTCGCCCACCTGTCGATCGGCGGCACGCTGAGCGTCGGCGGCCTCGGCGGCACCAGCCAGCGCTACGGCTCGCAGGCCGACAACGTGAAGTGGCTCCAGGTGGTCACGGGCACCGGCGAGCTGGTCACGTGCTCCCGCGACAGGAACCGCGAGCTGTTCGAGGCCGTCCTCGTCGGCGGCGGGCAGTTCGCCATCATCGTGCGGGTCGGCATCAAGCTGATCCCGGCGAAGACGACCGCCCGCTCGCTCGAGTTCACCTACACCGACCGGGCGGCCTTCCTGCGGGACTCGATGGCCATCATGCGGGCCGGCGTGGTCGACGACCAGAACGGCTACGCCGAGCCCAAGCCCGGTGGCGGCTGGACCTACCGCCTGGCGCTCGGCATCTTCTACTCGGCGCCCGCCCAGCCCAACGTCGCCGCCGTACAGGCCGTGCTCTCGCCCCAGGCGACCGCCGGCCCGACGGCCGACCTGCCGTTCCGCGACTGGCTGCTGCGCTTCGACCCGAACTGGGCGGCCCTCAAGGCCGCCGGGTTCTGGAGCAGCCAAAAGCCGTGGCTCATGATGTTCGTCGGCTCCAGGAACACCCCGGCCTACCTCGACACCGTGCTCGGCGAGCTGACGGCCACCCAGATGGGCCCCGGCCCGGTCCGGATCTCGCCGATGGACACCCGGTCGCTCACCCGGCCCAGCTTCATGCTGCCCCGGTGCCAGACGAACGAGTTCTTCGAGGTCAGCCTCATCCGGATCCCGGCCCCGAACCACCCTGACATCCCGGGCCTGCTGTCGCAGAACCGCCGCTTCTACGACCGGGCCGTCGCGCTCGGAGCCAAGCGGTACCTCGTCGGCTCGGTGCCCTCGATGACCCGTGCCGACTGGCGGGCCCACTACGGGTCGCGCTGGAACCATCTCGTCGACCTGAAGCGCCGATACGACCCGGCTTCGATCCTCACGCCGGGCCAGGGGATCTTCGGCTGA
- a CDS encoding YybH family protein produces MPAQRPEDIPGLIAAAFNANDPQAMLDLFDPDGILVTPPDGTHEVGLEAVAKSLKAMFAVITAADITLTSAMRSGDIAMTHADWHLTGKDEAGEPIDLRGKGTVVSRQQPDGTWRIVFDDPVGA; encoded by the coding sequence ATGCCGGCACAACGCCCGGAAGACATCCCAGGCCTCATCGCCGCGGCCTTCAACGCCAACGACCCGCAGGCCATGCTCGACCTGTTCGATCCGGACGGCATCCTCGTCACGCCGCCGGACGGCACGCACGAGGTGGGGCTTGAGGCCGTCGCCAAGTCCCTGAAGGCGATGTTCGCTGTCATCACGGCAGCCGACATCACGTTGACCAGCGCGATGCGGTCCGGCGACATCGCCATGACGCACGCCGACTGGCACCTCACGGGAAAGGACGAGGCCGGCGAGCCGATCGACCTCAGGGGCAAGGGCACCGTGGTGTCCCGCCAGCAGCCGGACGGCACGTGGCGGATCGTCTTCGACGATCCGGTCGGGGCCTGA
- a CDS encoding acyl-CoA thioesterase codes for MGNPFSVRIQVRGYELDRQGHLNQAVYMQYAEHARWQFLEAAGFTSDVLGEAGIGPVLLKATVRFQRELRAGDEVDVGCAISGGQGKLVELMQRFHTPDGIPVARIDCVIGLLDLVTRRLLPDPRATLHELATRPDVLSGATPERAG; via the coding sequence ATGGGGAATCCTTTCAGCGTCCGCATCCAGGTGCGGGGCTACGAACTCGACCGGCAGGGTCATCTCAACCAGGCCGTGTACATGCAGTACGCGGAGCACGCCCGCTGGCAGTTCCTGGAAGCAGCCGGCTTCACCTCGGACGTCCTGGGTGAAGCCGGTATCGGCCCGGTGCTGCTCAAGGCCACCGTCCGGTTCCAGCGCGAGCTGCGGGCCGGCGACGAGGTCGACGTGGGCTGCGCCATCAGCGGGGGGCAGGGCAAGCTCGTCGAGCTCATGCAGCGCTTCCACACCCCCGATGGAATTCCGGTCGCCCGGATCGACTGCGTGATCGGGCTGCTCGACCTGGTCACGCGCCGCCTGCTCCCGGACCCGCGCGCCACGCTGCACGAGCTGGCCACACGGCCCGACGTGCTCTCCGGCGCGACACCTGAGCGAGCGGGGTGA
- a CDS encoding class I SAM-dependent methyltransferase, giving the protein MVDATFGHPRLAAIYDPLDPDRSDLDAYLAMAEEFGARSVLDIGCGTGVFALLLAERGITVTGIDPARASVDVARGKPGAERVRWLDGDAGDLPPMRIDLVTMTGNVAQAIADPQAWRRTLRGAYEALRPGGRLVFETRDPARRVWEEWAEWTRETTYRMTDIAGVGHVETWAELTDVSLPLVSFRGTHVFAADGEVLTSESTLRFRERTEIERDLHEHGFVVEDVRDAPDRPGREFVFVARRDTAEPVPPGTPWGPAHHAGPGRRDFEDTP; this is encoded by the coding sequence ATGGTTGACGCAACTTTCGGGCATCCGCGCCTCGCCGCCATCTACGACCCGCTCGATCCGGACCGCAGCGATCTCGACGCGTATCTCGCGATGGCGGAGGAGTTCGGCGCGCGGTCCGTGCTGGACATCGGGTGCGGTACGGGCGTGTTCGCGCTGCTGCTCGCCGAGCGCGGGATTACGGTCACCGGGATCGATCCCGCGCGGGCGTCCGTCGACGTCGCGCGTGGCAAGCCGGGCGCGGAGCGGGTGCGCTGGCTCGACGGTGACGCGGGGGATCTGCCGCCCATGCGGATCGACCTGGTGACGATGACCGGGAACGTCGCCCAGGCGATCGCCGATCCGCAGGCATGGCGTAGGACGCTGCGCGGCGCGTACGAGGCGCTGCGGCCCGGTGGGCGGCTTGTCTTCGAGACGCGCGATCCGGCGCGGCGCGTGTGGGAGGAGTGGGCGGAGTGGACGCGCGAGACCACGTACCGCATGACGGACATTGCGGGCGTCGGCCACGTCGAGACCTGGGCCGAGCTGACGGACGTGAGCCTGCCGCTGGTGAGCTTCCGGGGTACGCACGTGTTCGCTGCGGACGGGGAGGTACTGACCTCGGAATCGACACTTCGCTTCCGCGAACGTACGGAGATCGAGCGGGACTTGCACGAGCACGGCTTCGTCGTCGAGGACGTACGCGACGCACCCGACCGGCCGGGCAGGGAGTTCGTGTTCGTGGCGCGGCGCGATACCGCGGAGCCCGTCCCTCCCGGAACGCCCTGGGGACCTGCGCACCACGCAGGGCCGGGCAGACGGGACTTTGAAGACACTCCCTAG